In one window of Leifsonia sp. NPDC080035 DNA:
- a CDS encoding peptidoglycan-binding domain-containing protein, producing the protein MRKRVAAPLFALLSITLLGIGWVLAFVFQSGAQREAAASAPQPHPVTSQVFRGTLEQTMSARADVGREVNERLPLPHVDDTSVITRRTISAGDDVQAGSPLLEINGRPLFVFAGAFPFYRDLEPGMDGPDVAQLQSALSASGHPVSVDGRLGSETVAAVTALYSAAGYNPPSVSTPAPVEQGIAPSEMGSATHSLPSPTLRIPQSELLVVSQTPCYLVEAPALGQVVTPETTVTLEYGKVVAVAEIAAAAGGRLEQGMAVHLDDGRGEKLLGEVASVGDVATVPPDSSKAPAAGRVESNGSSASSALRLVFSGADGGSLPEKWLHTNVLAVISIRLVATDSLIVASIAVVPNGNGPPVVYKRLSDGSFRAVDVKEEAVFEGKSAIRPVSEGQIDAGDVVRVG; encoded by the coding sequence ATGAGGAAACGCGTGGCCGCACCTCTTTTCGCGCTCCTCTCGATCACACTATTGGGCATCGGATGGGTTCTGGCGTTCGTTTTCCAGTCGGGAGCGCAGCGCGAGGCAGCGGCAAGCGCCCCGCAGCCCCATCCGGTTACGAGCCAAGTGTTCCGGGGCACCCTCGAGCAAACGATGAGCGCACGCGCTGATGTGGGTCGAGAAGTCAATGAGAGGCTGCCGCTTCCTCACGTTGACGACACGTCAGTCATCACTCGTCGTACGATCAGCGCGGGAGACGACGTACAGGCCGGCTCTCCGCTTCTCGAGATCAACGGACGCCCGCTCTTCGTGTTTGCGGGCGCCTTTCCGTTCTACCGTGACCTCGAGCCGGGGATGGATGGGCCCGATGTCGCCCAGCTGCAGTCGGCCCTGAGCGCGTCGGGGCACCCGGTGTCGGTGGATGGTCGACTCGGGTCCGAGACCGTCGCCGCAGTAACGGCCCTGTACTCGGCAGCCGGGTACAACCCTCCCAGTGTGTCGACGCCTGCTCCGGTCGAACAGGGCATCGCGCCGTCGGAGATGGGCTCGGCCACGCACTCTCTGCCCTCGCCGACACTCCGAATCCCGCAATCGGAACTCCTCGTCGTATCCCAGACGCCTTGTTATCTTGTCGAGGCACCTGCCCTCGGCCAGGTCGTGACGCCTGAGACGACAGTCACCCTCGAATATGGCAAGGTCGTCGCCGTTGCCGAGATTGCGGCCGCTGCCGGTGGCCGCCTTGAGCAAGGTATGGCCGTGCACCTCGACGACGGTCGCGGTGAAAAGCTTCTCGGCGAGGTGGCGTCCGTTGGCGATGTAGCGACGGTTCCGCCTGACTCGTCCAAAGCTCCGGCTGCCGGAAGGGTGGAGTCAAACGGGTCTTCGGCCTCGAGCGCTCTTCGCTTGGTCTTTTCAGGAGCGGATGGGGGGTCCCTTCCCGAAAAGTGGCTGCATACGAACGTCCTCGCCGTGATCTCGATTCGCCTGGTGGCCACGGACTCGTTGATCGTTGCTTCGATCGCCGTCGTTCCCAACGGTAACGGTCCTCCCGTGGTCTACAAGCGGCTCTCAGACGGTAGCTTTCGGGCCGTCGACGTGAAGGAGGAGGCTGTCTTCGAGGGAAAGTCCGCGATCAGGCCCGTTTCGGAGGGGC